A stretch of Henckelia pumila isolate YLH828 chromosome 4, ASM3356847v2, whole genome shotgun sequence DNA encodes these proteins:
- the LOC140865871 gene encoding ribokinase codes for MGGLSAFSTSSPLSHLPNFTVIKQPIPSLQFKVVPSKNANPFACLALDSSREKTPPLVVVGSANADIYVEIDRLPKEGETISAKTGQILAGGKGANQAVCGAKLEYPTYFLGQVGEDAHGKLITEALEGGGVHLDHLSTVTDAPTGHAVVMLQDDGQNSIIIVGGANMSCWPETLSQEDLEVVKNSGIVLLQREIPDSVNIQVAKAAKSAHVPVILDAGGVDTPIPSELLKFIDVLSPNESELARLTDMPTETFEQINQAVGKCHELGVNQVLVKLGAKGSVLFTEGEEPIEQSIVSVPKVIDTTGAGDTFTASFAVALVEGKPKKECMKFAATAASLCIQVKGAIPSMPDRKSVLDLLQTL; via the exons ATGGGAGGATTGTCCGCATTTTCAACCTCAAGTCCCTTAAGTCATCTCCCCAATTTTACAGTCATAAAACAACCAATCCCCTCGCTCCAATTCAAGGTAGTTCCCTCAAAAAATGCGAACCCGTTTGCTTGTCTTGCTTTGGACTCATCACGAGAAAAGACACCGCCTTTAGTGGTGGTGGGATCAGCCAATGCGGATATATATGTGGAGATTGATAGGTTACCCAAAGAGGGTGAGACTATATCCGCAAAAACCGGTCAGATTTTGGCTGGAGGCAAGGGTGCAAATCAAGCGGTTTGTGGGGCGAAATTGGAATATCCCACTTACTTTTTGGGGCAGGTGGGGGAGGATGCTCATGGGAAATTGATAACTGAGGCGTTGGAGGGTGGAGGGGTCCATCTCGATCACTTGAGTACTGTAACTGATGCTCCCACCGGTCATGCTGTGGTGATGCTGCAGGATGATGGGCAGAACTCTATTATTATTGTTGGGGGTGCCAATATGTCTTGTTGGCCTGAGACTTTGAGTCAGGAGGATTTGGAGGTGGTGAAAAATTCGGGGATTGTTTTGCTTCAGAGGGAGATTCCTGATTCTGTCAACATTCAGGTGGCAAAG GCTGCCAAGAGTGCACATGTCCCTGTGATCTTGGATGCTGGGGGAGTTGACACGCCAATCCCTTCAGAACTACTTAAGTTTATTGATGTTCTGAGTCCAAATGAATCTGAGCTCGCACGTCTAACAGATATGCCAACAGAAACTTTTGAACAGATCAACCAAGCTGTGGGAAAATGCCATGAATTG GGTGTTAATCAAGTGCTTGTAAAGCTTGGAGCCAAAGGATCCGTCCTGTTCACAGAAGGAGAGGAACCAATTGAGCAGTCCATCGTATCAGTTCCCAAAGTGATTGATACAACCGGAGCTGGTGACACTTTTACGGCTTCTTTTGCTGTGGCCCTTGTGGAGGGAAAACCGAAAAAAGAATGCATGAAATTTGCTG CCACCGCCGCTTCTCTCTGCATTCAGGTGAAGGGGGCCATACCGAGCATGCCTGATAGGAAATCTGTCTTGGATCTTCTTCAGACGCTTTGA
- the LOC140860645 gene encoding peptide methionine sulfoxide reductase B1, chloroplastic: MASCCVNQCSISSVTYYSTNSHLGFSSKRQIYVAFGGKNLNEFRHSPSFSVSAMGSSSSSQRKDGAQEAGAMNYSTTSEEEWKQLLTQTQFYVTRQKGTERAFSGEYWNTKTPGTYHCICCDTPLFESSTKFDSGTGWPSYYQPLGNNVKSKLDLSIIFMPRQEVLCAACDAHLGHVFDDGPPPTGKRYCINSVSLKLKPK, translated from the exons ATGGCATCTTGCTGCGTTAATCAATGCAGTATAAGTTCTGTGACATATTATTCAACGAATTCCCATTTGGGTTTTAGCAGTAAACGTCAGATTTATGTAGCTTTTGGTGGAAAAAATCTCAACGAATTCAGGCACAGCCCGTCTTTTTCGGTTTCTGCTATgggctcttcatcttcttcgcaGCGAAAGGACGGCGCTCAAG AGGCAGGAGCCATGAACTATAGCACCACCAGTGAAGAAGAATGGAAACAGCTACTAACGCAGACACAATTTTATGTTACTCGGCAGAAGGGTACTGAAAGGGCATTCTCCGG AGAGTACTGGAACACCAAAACTCCTGGAACTTATCATTGCATCTGCTGTGACACTCCTTTATTTGA ATCATCAACAAAATTTGACAGTGGAACTGGATGGCCTTCTTATTATCAGCCACTAGGAAACAATGTGAAGTCGAAGCTAGACTTGTCTATCATTTTCATGCCTCGTCAAGAAGTTCTGTGTGCTGCTTGTGACGCACATCTTGGTCATGTATTCGATGATGGGCCGCCTCCCACAGGAAAACGCTATTGTATAAATAG CGTTTCACTAAAACTTAAGCCAAAGTAG